A genomic region of Canis aureus isolate CA01 chromosome 16, VMU_Caureus_v.1.0, whole genome shotgun sequence contains the following coding sequences:
- the LOC144286832 gene encoding somatotropin isoform X1: MAASPRNSVLLAFALLCLPWPQEVGAFPAMPLSSLFANAVLRAQHLHQLAADTYKEFERAYIPEGQRYSIQNAQAAFCFSETIPAPTGKDEAQQRSDVELLRFSLLLIQSWLGPVQFLSRVFTNSLVFGTSDRVYEKLKDLEEGIQALMRELEDGSPRAGQILKQTYDKFDTNLRSDDALLKNYGLLSCFKKDLHKAETYLRVMKCRRFVESSCAF; the protein is encoded by the exons GCCCTCGGAACTCTGTGCTCCTGGCCTTCGCCTTGCTCTGCCTGCCCTGGCCTCAGGAGGTGGGCGCCTTCCCGGCCATGCCCTTGTCCAGCCTGTTTGCCAACGCCGTGCTCCGGGCCCAGCACCTGCACCAACTGGCTGCCGACACCTACAAAGAGTTT GAGCGGGCGTACATCCCCGAGGGACAGAGGTACTCCATCCAGAACGCGCAGGCCGCCTTCTGCTTCTCGGAGACCATCCCGGCCCCCACGGGCAAGGACGAGGCCCAGCAGCGATCC GACGTGGAGCTGCTCCGCTTCTCCCTGCTGCTCATCCAGTCGTGGCTCGGGCCCGTGCAGTTTCTCAGCAGGGTCTTCACCAACAGCCTGGTGTTCGGCACCTCAGACCGAGTCTACGAGAAGCTCAAGGACCTGGAGGAAGGCATCCAAGCCCTGATGCGG GAGCTGGAAGATGGCAGTCCCCGGGCCGGGCAGATCCTGAAGCAGACCTACGACAAGTTTGACACGAACCTGCGCAGTGACGATGCGCTGCTTAAGAACTACGGGCTGCTCTCCTGCTTCAAGAAAGACCTGCATAAGGCCGAGACGTACCTGCGGGTCATGAAGTGTCGCCGCTTCGTGGAAAGCAGCTGTGCCTTCTAG
- the LOC144286832 gene encoding somatotropin isoform X2, producing MAASPRNSVLLAFALLCLPWPQEVGAFPAMPLSSLFANAVLRAQHLHQLAADTYKEFDVELLRFSLLLIQSWLGPVQFLSRVFTNSLVFGTSDRVYEKLKDLEEGIQALMRELEDGSPRAGQILKQTYDKFDTNLRSDDALLKNYGLLSCFKKDLHKAETYLRVMKCRRFVESSCAF from the exons GCCCTCGGAACTCTGTGCTCCTGGCCTTCGCCTTGCTCTGCCTGCCCTGGCCTCAGGAGGTGGGCGCCTTCCCGGCCATGCCCTTGTCCAGCCTGTTTGCCAACGCCGTGCTCCGGGCCCAGCACCTGCACCAACTGGCTGCCGACACCTACAAAGAGTTT GACGTGGAGCTGCTCCGCTTCTCCCTGCTGCTCATCCAGTCGTGGCTCGGGCCCGTGCAGTTTCTCAGCAGGGTCTTCACCAACAGCCTGGTGTTCGGCACCTCAGACCGAGTCTACGAGAAGCTCAAGGACCTGGAGGAAGGCATCCAAGCCCTGATGCGG GAGCTGGAAGATGGCAGTCCCCGGGCCGGGCAGATCCTGAAGCAGACCTACGACAAGTTTGACACGAACCTGCGCAGTGACGATGCGCTGCTTAAGAACTACGGGCTGCTCTCCTGCTTCAAGAAAGACCTGCATAAGGCCGAGACGTACCTGCGGGTCATGAAGTGTCGCCGCTTCGTGGAAAGCAGCTGTGCCTTCTAG
- the LOC144286835 gene encoding intercellular adhesion molecule 1-like isoform X1 produces the protein MAEGRLVVLGAWRKLLGLLTRMELLVFCVWALLALIPFPGATEEIFEVSVWPDQALVKFGQSLMVNCSTTCPDPGPSGIETFLKKTQVDKGPQWKEFLLEDVTENSILQCFFSCAGIQKDTSLGITVYQPPEQVILDLQPAWVAVNEACTVKCQVPSVAPLENLTLTLLQGNQELHRKNFMNLDVASQRAEVTINVKAQREDDRCNFSCRAELDLSSHGGGLFHSSSAIKVLRIFEFSQSPQIWVSPLLEIGMAEAVSCELTRVFPAGEVMFYMFLGDQELSPFVSWKGDMAWANATIRAMETGDQELSCLVSLGPMEQKTREPVHVYSFPPPVLEIEELYPSAGTDINVTCSGHVLTSPSPTLRLKGAPDLPAPGEPAWLLLTAREEDNGRNFSCEASLEVQGQRLIKTTTMQLHVLYQPRLEESDCPGNQTWVKGTEQMLACIPKGNPTPTLVCTWNGVIFNLDEPQKATQNHTGIYCCTATNQLGSVSKDIAVLVQGLDEGISSTIFVIIIVALGVGIITIALYLNYKPCKIERRKLPYRQKEKNKEEESQFAVQQAEKCNAHNC, from the exons cTTTTGGGCCTTCTCACAAGGATGGAATTgctagtcttttgtgtctgggcCCTGCTGGCCTTGATCCCTTTCCCAG GGGCGACAGAAGAGATATTTGAGGTTTCTGTTTGGCCAGATCAGGCCCTGGTAAAGTTTGGACAGTCCCTAATGGTCAACTGCAGCACTACCTGTCCAGACCCTGGACCCAGTGGGATTGAGACTTTCTTAAAGAAAACCCAGGTGGACAAAGGACCACAGTGGAAGGAGTTTCTCCTGGAGGATGTCACAGAGAATTCTATTCTGCAGTGCTTCTTCTCTTGTGCAGGGATCCAAAAGGACACAAGCCTTGGCATCACTGTGTATC AGCCGCCAGAGCAGGTGATCCTGGACCTGCAGCCTGCATGGGTAGCCGTGAATGAAGCGTGTACAGTGAAGTGCCAAGTACCCAGTGTAGCACCTCTGGAGAACCTCACCCTTACCCTTCTCCAGGGTAACCAAGAACTACATAGAAAGAACTTTATGAACTTGGATGTGGCCTCCCAAAGAGCTGAGGTCACCATTAATGTCAAAGCCCAAAGGGAGGATGACAGGTGTAATTTCTCATGCCGTGCAGAACTGGACTTGAGTTCACATGGTGGAGGGCTCTTTCACAGTAGTTCAGCCATCAAGGTACTCCGGATCTTTG AATTCTCTCAGAGCCCCCAAATCTGGGTCTCCCCACTTCTGGAGATTGGTATGGCCGAGGCTGTGAGCTGTGAGTTGACTAGGGTGTTCCCAGCCGGAGAGGTCATGTTCTACATGTTCCTGGGAGACCAGGAGCTGAGCCCTTTTGTCTCCTGGAAAGGAGACATGGCATGGGCCAATGCCACCATTCGGGCCATGGAGACTGGTGATCAGGAGCTGTCTTGCCTTGTATCTCTGGGTCCAATGGAACAGAAAACAAGAGAGCCAGTGCATGTCTATA GCTTCCCTCCACCAGTCTTAGAGATAGAAGAATTATACCCATCGGCAGGGACGGACATTAATGTGACCTGTTCAGGGCATGTATTAACATCACCCAGTCCTACTCTTCGGCTGAAGGGAGCCCCAGACCTCCCTGCGCCTGGGGAGCCTGCCTGGCTTTTACTTACCGCCAGGGAGGAAGATAATGGCCGAAATTTCTCCTGTGAGGCCTCTTTGGAGGTTCAGGGTCAACGGTTAATCAAAACTACTACAATGCAGCTCCATGTCTTAT ACCAGCCTCGGTTAGAGGAATCTGATTGCCCTGGCAACCAGACGTGGGTGAAAGGGACAGAGCAGATGCTTGCCTGCATCCCAAAGGGAAACCCAACTCCAACCTTGGTATGTACCTGGAATGGAGTGATCTTCAACCTTGACGAGCCACAGAAGGCAACCCAGAACCACACGGGGATCTACTGCTGCACAGCCACTAACCAGCTGGGCTCTGTCAGCAAAGACATTGCTGTCCTTGTTCAAG GACTGGATGAAGGAATCAGCTCCACCATCTTTGTCATCATTATCGTTGCCCTTGGAGTGGGTATTATCACCATAGCACTGTATCTGAACTACAAGCCTTGCAAAATAGAGAGGCGGAAATTGCCctataggcagaaagagaagaacaaagaggAGGAAAGCCAGTTTGCTGTTCAGCAAGCAGAAAAGTGCAATGCACATAATTGTTAA
- the LOC144286835 gene encoding intercellular adhesion molecule 1-like isoform X2, producing the protein MELLVFCVWALLALIPFPGATEEIFEVSVWPDQALVKFGQSLMVNCSTTCPDPGPSGIETFLKKTQVDKGPQWKEFLLEDVTENSILQCFFSCAGIQKDTSLGITVYQPPEQVILDLQPAWVAVNEACTVKCQVPSVAPLENLTLTLLQGNQELHRKNFMNLDVASQRAEVTINVKAQREDDRCNFSCRAELDLSSHGGGLFHSSSAIKVLRIFEFSQSPQIWVSPLLEIGMAEAVSCELTRVFPAGEVMFYMFLGDQELSPFVSWKGDMAWANATIRAMETGDQELSCLVSLGPMEQKTREPVHVYSFPPPVLEIEELYPSAGTDINVTCSGHVLTSPSPTLRLKGAPDLPAPGEPAWLLLTAREEDNGRNFSCEASLEVQGQRLIKTTTMQLHVLYQPRLEESDCPGNQTWVKGTEQMLACIPKGNPTPTLVCTWNGVIFNLDEPQKATQNHTGIYCCTATNQLGSVSKDIAVLVQGLDEGISSTIFVIIIVALGVGIITIALYLNYKPCKIERRKLPYRQKEKNKEEESQFAVQQAEKCNAHNC; encoded by the exons ATGGAATTgctagtcttttgtgtctgggcCCTGCTGGCCTTGATCCCTTTCCCAG GGGCGACAGAAGAGATATTTGAGGTTTCTGTTTGGCCAGATCAGGCCCTGGTAAAGTTTGGACAGTCCCTAATGGTCAACTGCAGCACTACCTGTCCAGACCCTGGACCCAGTGGGATTGAGACTTTCTTAAAGAAAACCCAGGTGGACAAAGGACCACAGTGGAAGGAGTTTCTCCTGGAGGATGTCACAGAGAATTCTATTCTGCAGTGCTTCTTCTCTTGTGCAGGGATCCAAAAGGACACAAGCCTTGGCATCACTGTGTATC AGCCGCCAGAGCAGGTGATCCTGGACCTGCAGCCTGCATGGGTAGCCGTGAATGAAGCGTGTACAGTGAAGTGCCAAGTACCCAGTGTAGCACCTCTGGAGAACCTCACCCTTACCCTTCTCCAGGGTAACCAAGAACTACATAGAAAGAACTTTATGAACTTGGATGTGGCCTCCCAAAGAGCTGAGGTCACCATTAATGTCAAAGCCCAAAGGGAGGATGACAGGTGTAATTTCTCATGCCGTGCAGAACTGGACTTGAGTTCACATGGTGGAGGGCTCTTTCACAGTAGTTCAGCCATCAAGGTACTCCGGATCTTTG AATTCTCTCAGAGCCCCCAAATCTGGGTCTCCCCACTTCTGGAGATTGGTATGGCCGAGGCTGTGAGCTGTGAGTTGACTAGGGTGTTCCCAGCCGGAGAGGTCATGTTCTACATGTTCCTGGGAGACCAGGAGCTGAGCCCTTTTGTCTCCTGGAAAGGAGACATGGCATGGGCCAATGCCACCATTCGGGCCATGGAGACTGGTGATCAGGAGCTGTCTTGCCTTGTATCTCTGGGTCCAATGGAACAGAAAACAAGAGAGCCAGTGCATGTCTATA GCTTCCCTCCACCAGTCTTAGAGATAGAAGAATTATACCCATCGGCAGGGACGGACATTAATGTGACCTGTTCAGGGCATGTATTAACATCACCCAGTCCTACTCTTCGGCTGAAGGGAGCCCCAGACCTCCCTGCGCCTGGGGAGCCTGCCTGGCTTTTACTTACCGCCAGGGAGGAAGATAATGGCCGAAATTTCTCCTGTGAGGCCTCTTTGGAGGTTCAGGGTCAACGGTTAATCAAAACTACTACAATGCAGCTCCATGTCTTAT ACCAGCCTCGGTTAGAGGAATCTGATTGCCCTGGCAACCAGACGTGGGTGAAAGGGACAGAGCAGATGCTTGCCTGCATCCCAAAGGGAAACCCAACTCCAACCTTGGTATGTACCTGGAATGGAGTGATCTTCAACCTTGACGAGCCACAGAAGGCAACCCAGAACCACACGGGGATCTACTGCTGCACAGCCACTAACCAGCTGGGCTCTGTCAGCAAAGACATTGCTGTCCTTGTTCAAG GACTGGATGAAGGAATCAGCTCCACCATCTTTGTCATCATTATCGTTGCCCTTGGAGTGGGTATTATCACCATAGCACTGTATCTGAACTACAAGCCTTGCAAAATAGAGAGGCGGAAATTGCCctataggcagaaagagaagaacaaagaggAGGAAAGCCAGTTTGCTGTTCAGCAAGCAGAAAAGTGCAATGCACATAATTGTTAA
- the LOC144286835 gene encoding intercellular adhesion molecule 5-like isoform X3 — protein sequence MVNCSTTCPDPGPSGIETFLKKTQVDKGPQWKEFLLEDVTENSILQCFFSCAGIQKDTSLGITVYQPPEQVILDLQPAWVAVNEACTVKCQVPSVAPLENLTLTLLQGNQELHRKNFMNLDVASQRAEVTINVKAQREDDRCNFSCRAELDLSSHGGGLFHSSSAIKVLRIFEFSQSPQIWVSPLLEIGMAEAVSCELTRVFPAGEVMFYMFLGDQELSPFVSWKGDMAWANATIRAMETGDQELSCLVSLGPMEQKTREPVHVYSFPPPVLEIEELYPSAGTDINVTCSGHVLTSPSPTLRLKGAPDLPAPGEPAWLLLTAREEDNGRNFSCEASLEVQGQRLIKTTTMQLHVLYQPRLEESDCPGNQTWVKGTEQMLACIPKGNPTPTLVCTWNGVIFNLDEPQKATQNHTGIYCCTATNQLGSVSKDIAVLVQGLDEGISSTIFVIIIVALGVGIITIALYLNYKPCKIERRKLPYRQKEKNKEEESQFAVQQAEKCNAHNC from the exons ATGGTCAACTGCAGCACTACCTGTCCAGACCCTGGACCCAGTGGGATTGAGACTTTCTTAAAGAAAACCCAGGTGGACAAAGGACCACAGTGGAAGGAGTTTCTCCTGGAGGATGTCACAGAGAATTCTATTCTGCAGTGCTTCTTCTCTTGTGCAGGGATCCAAAAGGACACAAGCCTTGGCATCACTGTGTATC AGCCGCCAGAGCAGGTGATCCTGGACCTGCAGCCTGCATGGGTAGCCGTGAATGAAGCGTGTACAGTGAAGTGCCAAGTACCCAGTGTAGCACCTCTGGAGAACCTCACCCTTACCCTTCTCCAGGGTAACCAAGAACTACATAGAAAGAACTTTATGAACTTGGATGTGGCCTCCCAAAGAGCTGAGGTCACCATTAATGTCAAAGCCCAAAGGGAGGATGACAGGTGTAATTTCTCATGCCGTGCAGAACTGGACTTGAGTTCACATGGTGGAGGGCTCTTTCACAGTAGTTCAGCCATCAAGGTACTCCGGATCTTTG AATTCTCTCAGAGCCCCCAAATCTGGGTCTCCCCACTTCTGGAGATTGGTATGGCCGAGGCTGTGAGCTGTGAGTTGACTAGGGTGTTCCCAGCCGGAGAGGTCATGTTCTACATGTTCCTGGGAGACCAGGAGCTGAGCCCTTTTGTCTCCTGGAAAGGAGACATGGCATGGGCCAATGCCACCATTCGGGCCATGGAGACTGGTGATCAGGAGCTGTCTTGCCTTGTATCTCTGGGTCCAATGGAACAGAAAACAAGAGAGCCAGTGCATGTCTATA GCTTCCCTCCACCAGTCTTAGAGATAGAAGAATTATACCCATCGGCAGGGACGGACATTAATGTGACCTGTTCAGGGCATGTATTAACATCACCCAGTCCTACTCTTCGGCTGAAGGGAGCCCCAGACCTCCCTGCGCCTGGGGAGCCTGCCTGGCTTTTACTTACCGCCAGGGAGGAAGATAATGGCCGAAATTTCTCCTGTGAGGCCTCTTTGGAGGTTCAGGGTCAACGGTTAATCAAAACTACTACAATGCAGCTCCATGTCTTAT ACCAGCCTCGGTTAGAGGAATCTGATTGCCCTGGCAACCAGACGTGGGTGAAAGGGACAGAGCAGATGCTTGCCTGCATCCCAAAGGGAAACCCAACTCCAACCTTGGTATGTACCTGGAATGGAGTGATCTTCAACCTTGACGAGCCACAGAAGGCAACCCAGAACCACACGGGGATCTACTGCTGCACAGCCACTAACCAGCTGGGCTCTGTCAGCAAAGACATTGCTGTCCTTGTTCAAG GACTGGATGAAGGAATCAGCTCCACCATCTTTGTCATCATTATCGTTGCCCTTGGAGTGGGTATTATCACCATAGCACTGTATCTGAACTACAAGCCTTGCAAAATAGAGAGGCGGAAATTGCCctataggcagaaagagaagaacaaagaggAGGAAAGCCAGTTTGCTGTTCAGCAAGCAGAAAAGTGCAATGCACATAATTGTTAA